The following proteins come from a genomic window of Natronosalvus vescus:
- a CDS encoding tryptophanase yields the protein MVQYKSKMVERIHLPERAEREHALEAAGYNVFNLDAEDVFIDLLTDSGTGTMSEAQWAALIRGDESYAGSKSFARLESSVDDVMGFPHVIPAHQGRGAENVLYGTLLEAGDVALNNTHFDTTRAHVANQGADPVDCPIPDAADPSADGDFKGNFSIERGWEIVEEVGADRIPVVIQTITNNSTAGQPVSVENTRRVAAFADEINATFVIDACRFAENAYFVTEREDTYADATVAAVAREQLGYADALVMSGKKDGLVNVGGFVATDDERIADRCRQRAILYEGFPTYGGMAGRDMEALAVGLREAVEVEYVRDRIEQIRTLASLLEDRGVPVYTPTGGHAVYLDAEACFPHLPPSAFPGQVLVCELYREGAVRGVELGSFAFPGTDRPELVRLAVPRRTYHREHFEHVADTAAAVLERAEEVSGLEIQTEPEVPELRHFTAELEPVSS from the coding sequence ATGGTGCAGTACAAATCGAAGATGGTCGAGCGGATCCACCTCCCCGAGCGCGCCGAACGCGAGCACGCGCTCGAGGCCGCCGGCTACAACGTCTTCAATCTCGACGCCGAGGACGTCTTTATCGATCTCCTGACCGACAGCGGCACTGGCACGATGAGCGAGGCACAGTGGGCGGCGCTGATCCGCGGCGACGAGTCCTACGCCGGCTCGAAGAGTTTCGCCCGACTCGAGTCCTCCGTCGACGACGTCATGGGCTTCCCACACGTGATCCCCGCCCACCAGGGTCGCGGGGCCGAGAACGTCCTCTACGGGACGCTGCTCGAGGCGGGCGACGTCGCGTTGAACAACACCCACTTCGACACGACGCGGGCGCACGTGGCGAACCAGGGCGCCGACCCGGTCGACTGTCCGATCCCCGACGCGGCCGATCCGAGCGCTGACGGGGACTTCAAGGGCAACTTCTCGATCGAACGCGGCTGGGAAATCGTCGAAGAGGTTGGTGCTGACCGGATTCCCGTCGTGATTCAGACGATTACGAACAACTCGACGGCGGGCCAGCCCGTCAGTGTCGAAAACACCCGGCGGGTCGCCGCGTTCGCCGACGAAATCAACGCGACGTTCGTCATCGACGCCTGCCGGTTCGCCGAGAACGCCTACTTCGTCACCGAACGCGAGGACACCTACGCCGACGCCACCGTCGCCGCAGTCGCCCGCGAACAACTCGGCTACGCCGATGCGCTCGTGATGAGCGGCAAGAAAGACGGCCTCGTGAACGTGGGCGGCTTCGTCGCCACCGACGACGAGCGTATTGCCGACCGTTGCCGGCAGCGGGCGATCCTCTACGAGGGGTTCCCCACCTACGGTGGGATGGCCGGCCGCGACATGGAGGCGTTGGCGGTCGGCCTCCGCGAAGCCGTCGAGGTCGAGTACGTCCGCGACCGGATCGAACAGATCCGCACCCTCGCCAGCCTGCTCGAGGATCGAGGCGTCCCCGTCTACACGCCGACGGGCGGCCACGCGGTCTACCTCGACGCCGAGGCGTGTTTCCCGCACCTCCCCCCGAGTGCGTTCCCGGGGCAGGTACTCGTCTGTGAACTCTACCGCGAGGGCGCCGTCCGCGGGGTCGAACTCGGGAGCTTCGCCTTCCCCGGAACGGATCGTCCGGAGCTGGTTCGCTTGGCCGTGCCCCGACGCACCTACCACCGCGAGCACTTCGAACACGTCGCCGACACTGCCGCGGCAGTGCTCGAGCGAGCCGAGGAGGTCTCGGGTCTCGAGATCCAGACCGAACCGGAGGTGCCCGAACTGCGGCACTTCACGGCCGAACTCGAGCCGGTCTCGAGCTAA
- a CDS encoding GNAT family N-acetyltransferase codes for MTGRRVRVASPEDALEIRRIVDGAMLEVGNVEARIDADDVLVATEERPTGSGETRRAIVGVIVLEPPDQPTTTAGDSSADEDDTAASARRNARDDDQGSHVHAIAVRKRARGRGVGTALLEAALEREGALTANFDVGVRPFYRSLGFEIEPLAEGRCRGRKRLEDDSVSA; via the coding sequence GTGACCGGCCGACGGGTTCGTGTCGCTTCGCCCGAGGACGCCCTCGAGATCAGGCGGATCGTCGACGGGGCCATGCTCGAGGTAGGGAACGTCGAGGCGCGCATCGACGCCGATGACGTTCTCGTCGCGACCGAGGAACGGCCGACTGGGTCGGGGGAGACGCGACGAGCCATCGTCGGCGTGATCGTCCTCGAGCCCCCCGACCAGCCGACGACGACTGCAGGGGACTCGAGCGCCGACGAGGACGACACCGCAGCCTCGGCACGGAGGAACGCTCGAGACGACGACCAGGGGAGCCACGTCCATGCAATCGCCGTCCGGAAGCGCGCTCGCGGACGCGGTGTCGGAACCGCGCTGCTGGAGGCCGCACTCGAACGGGAGGGCGCACTGACCGCGAATTTCGACGTCGGTGTACGACCGTTTTACCGATCGCTCGGGTTCGAGATCGAACCGCTCGCGGAGGGGCGATGTCGAGGACGTAAGCGACTCGAGGACGACTCGGTGTCCGCCTGA
- a CDS encoding redoxin domain-containing protein — MSTTLLDLALENVGPGPDPLRLRGVAETVTPPDPTTTGKETPAYDAIVVLFHRDHHCGNCRRQVRAVADRYDEFVARSAQVVSIVPEPRERVEQWQDAYELPYPICADPEANAGDAVDQHVRLGSLGQHSDLLGRMPAALVLDVRDSGALETVYEHHGQSRWDRPTVDDLLAAVEACQQSRHDDEGQP; from the coding sequence ATGTCAACGACCCTCCTCGACCTCGCCCTGGAAAACGTCGGCCCCGGCCCCGATCCACTCCGGCTGCGCGGCGTCGCCGAAACGGTCACGCCGCCCGACCCGACGACGACCGGCAAGGAGACGCCCGCCTACGACGCCATCGTCGTCCTGTTCCACCGCGACCACCACTGTGGCAACTGTCGGCGACAGGTGCGAGCCGTCGCCGACCGCTACGACGAGTTCGTGGCCCGGAGCGCTCAGGTCGTCTCGATCGTCCCGGAGCCACGCGAACGCGTCGAGCAGTGGCAAGACGCCTACGAACTCCCCTATCCGATCTGTGCCGACCCGGAGGCGAACGCGGGTGACGCCGTCGACCAGCACGTTCGGTTGGGCTCCCTCGGCCAGCACTCGGATCTCCTCGGACGGATGCCCGCCGCCCTCGTCCTCGACGTCCGGGACTCGGGTGCCCTCGAGACCGTCTACGAACACCACGGCCAGTCCCGGTGGGATCGACCCACCGTCGACGACCTACTCGCGGCCGTCGAGGCGTGCCAGCAAAGCCGCCACGACGACGAGGGGCAGCCGTGA
- a CDS encoding CARDB domain-containing protein: MTGRVLAVVLAVVMLTSVPVSAGATAFGSNDLTLEGPAEPRQDGFALEPTAPGTIDRTAPSTTALMGVDPAESGLSDDAELIRESFVLHQRPDRPGEYEAVVTYDVPEPVTRLSVTPESRVTVLEATGFEQTSDGAYEWHEPDEADDGEGDGHTLELHLRVEANQTNEGRHAHDAPLRSGDSNEIRGHDHKGGLTFAETGEWGIVSLPQLRVGWSQRSLVGTTRSVTVDGPGAAGTNVAYFGAQTTHERTVAGETIRLVVPEAADLRESPEAILDSLTYASEELRIGGRNEEVFVVAAPAGDVEWGANGIQYGPSDAWVNADARLDVAGNVWIHEYVHTRQDYARAGLDRESTWLLEAQAEYYAASLTYEQGHISYRTFRRFLEEGQESPYAEGILADPSTWNDPLTDYVKGPLVYGAIDRELHLETDGEHSMAAVFRDLNRHDGELTESAWLGALEDAGGADVRAMAETYTRTDAVPDSWYALEHRAAFGQSTPAIDSALAETEPIRVDGLLGSETLEQPRPVLVGETVTFPVAVDNRGDRDGPYWATVQVDGTVVDGTTGRLEAGESTVESLGWTPEKPGRYTLHVGDQPIRVDVLRPASLTVTSLEAVPDRVESGESVTVTATVENQATRVGQETLEFRTGSGTVGEETVTLAPGESTTVETTVSFDARGSHEVAVGEQRMTVTVEGSLESQAGNAVDSIPGFGVGAAAAAVVLSLVVIGRFTSGRSRR, translated from the coding sequence GTGACAGGCCGGGTTCTCGCTGTCGTCCTCGCAGTCGTAATGCTCACCAGCGTACCGGTGAGCGCCGGAGCGACGGCGTTCGGGTCGAACGATCTCACCCTCGAGGGGCCTGCCGAGCCTCGACAGGACGGATTCGCCCTCGAGCCGACAGCACCCGGGACGATCGACCGCACTGCTCCCAGCACGACCGCACTGATGGGAGTCGACCCTGCCGAGAGCGGACTCAGCGACGACGCCGAACTCATCCGTGAGTCGTTCGTCCTCCACCAGCGCCCCGACCGACCCGGTGAGTACGAGGCCGTCGTCACCTACGACGTGCCGGAACCGGTGACGCGGCTGTCGGTGACTCCCGAGTCCAGGGTGACCGTCCTCGAGGCGACCGGCTTCGAACAGACCTCCGATGGGGCCTACGAGTGGCACGAACCCGACGAAGCCGATGACGGTGAGGGTGACGGCCACACCCTCGAGTTACACCTTCGTGTCGAGGCGAACCAGACGAACGAGGGGCGTCACGCCCACGACGCACCGCTTCGATCCGGCGACTCGAACGAGATACGCGGCCACGACCACAAGGGTGGTCTCACGTTCGCCGAGACCGGCGAGTGGGGAATCGTCAGCCTCCCACAGCTCAGGGTCGGCTGGAGCCAGCGTTCCCTCGTCGGAACCACTCGATCGGTGACGGTCGACGGGCCGGGCGCTGCTGGAACCAACGTGGCCTATTTCGGCGCACAGACGACCCACGAACGGACGGTTGCTGGCGAAACGATCCGGCTCGTCGTCCCCGAGGCTGCCGACCTCAGGGAGTCCCCCGAGGCGATACTGGATTCGCTCACGTACGCCAGCGAGGAGCTGCGAATCGGCGGGCGCAACGAGGAGGTGTTCGTCGTCGCCGCCCCGGCGGGCGATGTCGAGTGGGGAGCAAACGGCATCCAGTACGGCCCGAGCGACGCCTGGGTGAACGCCGACGCCCGACTCGACGTGGCGGGGAACGTCTGGATCCACGAGTACGTCCACACCCGCCAGGACTACGCCAGGGCTGGCCTCGACCGGGAGAGTACCTGGCTGCTCGAGGCCCAGGCGGAGTACTACGCGGCGTCGCTCACGTACGAGCAGGGCCACATCTCCTACCGGACGTTCCGCCGGTTCCTCGAGGAAGGCCAGGAGTCACCCTACGCCGAGGGGATCCTCGCCGATCCGTCGACGTGGAACGATCCGCTCACCGACTACGTGAAGGGGCCGCTCGTCTACGGCGCGATCGATCGCGAACTGCACCTCGAGACCGACGGTGAGCACTCCATGGCGGCCGTCTTCCGTGATCTCAACCGTCACGACGGCGAACTCACCGAATCTGCCTGGCTCGGCGCGCTCGAGGACGCCGGCGGGGCCGACGTACGGGCAATGGCGGAGACCTACACGCGGACGGACGCCGTTCCCGACTCGTGGTACGCGCTCGAACATCGGGCGGCCTTCGGCCAGTCCACGCCCGCCATCGACAGCGCCCTCGCCGAGACCGAGCCGATCAGGGTCGACGGCCTGCTCGGGAGCGAGACACTCGAGCAGCCACGGCCGGTGCTCGTCGGCGAGACCGTCACGTTCCCCGTCGCGGTCGACAACCGCGGGGATCGTGACGGGCCGTACTGGGCGACCGTCCAGGTCGACGGAACGGTCGTCGACGGCACGACTGGCCGCCTCGAGGCCGGCGAATCGACCGTCGAATCGCTCGGCTGGACGCCCGAGAAGCCAGGTCGGTACACGCTCCACGTCGGTGACCAGCCGATCCGCGTCGACGTCCTCAGGCCGGCGTCGCTGACGGTGACGTCCCTCGAGGCAGTGCCCGACCGCGTCGAGTCCGGCGAGTCGGTAACGGTGACGGCAACCGTCGAGAACCAGGCGACCCGCGTCGGGCAGGAGACGCTCGAGTTCCGGACGGGATCGGGAACGGTCGGCGAGGAGACGGTGACGCTCGCTCCCGGCGAGTCGACGACCGTCGAGACGACGGTTTCCTTCGACGCTCGAGGCAGCCACGAGGTCGCGGTGGGCGAGCAGCGAATGACCGTCACCGTCGAGGGGAGCCTCGAGTCACAGGCCGGCAACGCCGTAGACTCGATCCCCGGCTTCGGCGTCGGGGCGGCGGCCGCCGCGGTCGTGCTGTCTCTCGTCGTGATCGGTCGCTTCACCTCGGGTCGTTCGCGTCGCTGA
- the polC gene encoding DNA polymerase II large subunit, whose protein sequence is MREEDEQYFERLESRLDEAFDVAETAKQRGGDPKPEVEIPVAKDMADRVENILGIEGVAERVRELEGQMSREEAALALAEDFADGSVGEYETKAGKVEGAVRTAVALLTEGVVAAPIEGIDKVEILTNDDGTEFVNVYYAGPIRSAGGTAQALSVLVADYTRALVGLETYDARKEEIERYAEEIGLYDKETGLQYSPKDKETKFIAKHLPIMLDGEATGDEEVSGFRDLERVDTNSARGGMCLVMAEGIALKAPKIQRYTSQLEEIDWPWLQDLIDGTYYDDAAGADEDEDVDGDVAEGDANESDDGEDDDAVDANDEPEEDRPTGPPRVEPATKFLRDLIAGRPVFSHPSAKGGFRLRYGRARNHGFATAGVHPASMHLLDDFLATGTQIKTERPGKAAGVIPVDSIEGPTVRLANGDVRRIDDVEEALEVRNGVEKILDAGEYLVNYGEFVENNHALAPASYVYEWWIQDLEAAGADVQALEDDPRIDLEHPTADEALEWALEYDAPIHPAYTYQWHDLGVDAFSTLADAVSDATIESDTGSLVLEYTDATRDALEAIVIEHRQRPDRLEIDDWLPFVRTLGIAVDDGAETGAEADAQEPTLERTWADDDLSERARTWGVETAGDNAIEAVNEVAPFAVRECAPTRIGTRMGRPEKSERRDLSPPVHTLFPIGEAGGAQRNVADAGKYAETMSDTPGVIEVQIGRQRCETCGEETYKNRCPECNARTVPDYRCPDCDTQIDPDEAGRVECGHCEREATCVEFTEIDVHAAYRDALEAVGERENAFEILKGVKGLTSTNKIPEPMEKGVLRAKHDVSSFKDGTVRYDMTDLPVTSVRASELDITVGQLEALGYEEDIHGEPLTHEDQLVELKVQDIVLSDGAAQHMMQTAAFIDDLLEQYYGLEPFYELEDRQDLVGELVFGMAPHTSAATVGRVIGFTSAAVGYAHPFFHAAKRRNCFHPDTEIRFEDESGRTRAETIEQFVDSRLTDPHTDDFGTFVQELDGSVAVPSITDSGATVSKPVTAVSKHPAPDHLIRVETEHGRTLTVTPDHTMVVWNGGLEQVPASDLECDDAIPVPPEPGISRDQSVSQTTDGGRPEVDIVARAQIVPSDVEYTYCLTVAETHTLVANELYAKQCDGDEDCVMLLMDGLLNFSRSYLPDKRGGSVAEDSRLIAFDPDGNLRFMTFDEFWDELELPIEIDGKFHKKTVALERWTTYTFDENHEASPQPIEKAIRYRADDDEELLRIRTQFGREIEITTDHSLFRYKDGIEEVAGSDLEPGELIVAPRTLDVDPIETKIDVLECVDDPYVLIDDAHEEWLSEVWNDAERGSDTRVAFDGGLSYRLRKKKVDRSTLEAIESEHGERTLPHECAVGWMGSSDCIDRYIEVDADFAWLLGMFVAEGSLSASRPTIYNADEELVDRVVEATEAVIGCEPSVRWSNKSYEIAFPAVFFDVLYDLGFKKRESYNSSEKVVPDCILRAERDTVLAFLRGFIAGDGSEPSDDNYTGINFHTTSEDVKDGIVFLCHRLGLVANISRRERDPPRQPIFDVNVSGGAYDNPLRRILDGDDPYHPKSLVVTIPDELMAIREMDVERVKQIIPKYLKRRENISLEKLREIVDELDAGDLSVEAERNLEAIRPLVDGDLSYLRITSIERVEYDGHLYDLQVGGEPIFTSNWLYAHNSMDAPLVMSSRIDPSEIDDEAHNMDVVSRYPREFYEATLEQADPGAVETLVEIAEDTLSTDEEYTGFEHTHDTTDIAMGPDLSAYKTLGSMMDKMDAQLELARKLEAVDETDVAERVIEYHFLPDLIGNLRAFSRQETRCLDCGEKFRRMPLTEVCRECGGRVNLTVHKGSVNKYMQTAIEVAEEYGCRDYTKQRLEVLEQALESIFENDKNKQSGIADFM, encoded by the coding sequence ATGCGGGAGGAGGACGAACAGTACTTCGAGCGCCTCGAGTCCCGCCTCGACGAGGCGTTCGACGTCGCCGAGACGGCCAAACAGCGCGGTGGCGACCCCAAACCGGAGGTCGAGATTCCGGTCGCCAAGGACATGGCCGACCGGGTCGAGAACATCCTCGGTATCGAGGGAGTCGCCGAACGCGTCAGAGAACTCGAGGGCCAGATGTCTCGCGAGGAGGCCGCCCTCGCCCTCGCGGAGGACTTCGCGGACGGGTCGGTCGGCGAGTACGAGACGAAAGCCGGGAAAGTCGAGGGCGCGGTACGAACGGCCGTCGCACTGCTCACCGAGGGGGTCGTCGCGGCCCCGATCGAGGGGATCGACAAGGTCGAGATCCTCACCAACGACGACGGAACCGAGTTCGTCAACGTCTACTACGCCGGGCCGATCCGATCCGCGGGTGGGACGGCTCAGGCGCTGTCGGTGCTCGTCGCGGACTACACCCGCGCGCTGGTTGGTCTCGAGACCTACGACGCTCGTAAAGAGGAGATCGAACGATACGCCGAAGAGATCGGCCTCTACGACAAGGAGACTGGCTTGCAGTACTCCCCGAAGGATAAAGAGACGAAATTCATCGCCAAACACCTCCCGATCATGCTCGACGGGGAGGCGACGGGCGACGAGGAGGTCTCGGGCTTTCGGGATCTCGAGCGCGTCGACACCAACTCCGCCCGGGGCGGGATGTGTCTGGTGATGGCCGAGGGGATCGCCCTCAAAGCGCCCAAGATCCAGCGCTACACCTCCCAACTCGAGGAGATCGACTGGCCGTGGCTCCAGGATCTGATCGACGGGACGTACTACGACGACGCGGCCGGTGCGGACGAGGACGAGGATGTCGACGGGGACGTAGCGGAGGGGGACGCCAACGAGAGCGACGACGGCGAGGACGACGATGCTGTGGACGCGAACGACGAACCCGAAGAAGACCGCCCGACCGGCCCTCCGCGAGTCGAACCCGCCACGAAGTTCCTCCGGGATCTCATCGCCGGTCGACCCGTGTTCTCACACCCGTCCGCGAAGGGTGGTTTCCGGCTTCGCTACGGTCGCGCACGTAACCACGGCTTCGCGACCGCGGGGGTCCACCCCGCGTCGATGCACCTGCTCGACGACTTCCTCGCGACGGGTACCCAGATCAAGACCGAACGCCCCGGCAAAGCCGCCGGGGTCATCCCCGTCGACAGCATCGAGGGTCCCACAGTTCGGCTGGCCAACGGCGACGTCCGCCGAATCGACGACGTCGAGGAGGCCCTCGAGGTCAGAAACGGAGTCGAGAAGATTCTCGACGCTGGCGAGTACCTCGTCAACTACGGGGAGTTCGTCGAGAACAACCACGCCCTCGCCCCGGCGTCGTACGTCTACGAGTGGTGGATCCAGGATCTCGAGGCCGCCGGGGCCGACGTCCAGGCCCTCGAGGACGACCCCAGAATCGACCTCGAGCACCCGACCGCAGACGAGGCCCTCGAGTGGGCTCTCGAGTACGACGCACCGATCCACCCGGCGTACACCTACCAGTGGCACGACCTCGGCGTCGACGCCTTCAGTACGCTCGCCGACGCCGTCAGCGACGCCACCATCGAGAGCGACACGGGCTCGCTGGTCCTCGAGTACACCGACGCGACCAGGGACGCCCTGGAAGCCATCGTCATCGAACACCGCCAGCGCCCCGACCGCCTCGAGATCGACGACTGGCTTCCGTTCGTCCGGACGCTTGGCATTGCGGTCGACGACGGGGCCGAGACCGGAGCCGAGGCCGACGCTCAGGAACCGACGCTCGAGCGCACCTGGGCCGACGACGACCTCAGCGAGCGCGCCCGCACCTGGGGCGTCGAGACAGCGGGCGACAACGCCATCGAGGCCGTCAACGAGGTCGCCCCGTTCGCCGTCCGCGAGTGCGCCCCGACGCGCATCGGAACCCGGATGGGTCGGCCCGAAAAATCCGAACGCCGGGATCTCAGCCCGCCGGTACACACCCTGTTCCCCATCGGCGAGGCGGGCGGTGCCCAGCGTAACGTCGCCGACGCGGGCAAGTACGCCGAGACGATGTCGGACACCCCCGGCGTCATCGAGGTGCAGATCGGCCGCCAGCGCTGTGAGACCTGTGGAGAGGAGACCTACAAGAACCGCTGCCCCGAGTGCAACGCTCGAACGGTGCCGGACTACCGCTGTCCCGACTGTGACACCCAGATCGATCCCGACGAGGCCGGCCGCGTCGAGTGTGGACACTGCGAACGCGAGGCAACCTGCGTCGAGTTCACCGAAATCGACGTCCACGCGGCCTACCGCGACGCCCTCGAGGCCGTCGGCGAGCGCGAGAACGCCTTCGAGATCCTCAAGGGCGTGAAAGGGCTGACGTCGACGAACAAAATCCCCGAACCCATGGAAAAAGGCGTCCTCCGGGCGAAACACGACGTCTCGAGTTTCAAGGACGGCACCGTCCGCTACGACATGACCGACCTCCCCGTGACGTCGGTGCGCGCCAGCGAACTCGACATTACGGTCGGCCAGCTCGAGGCGCTCGGCTACGAGGAGGATATCCACGGCGAACCGCTCACCCACGAGGATCAGTTGGTCGAGCTCAAGGTGCAGGACATCGTCCTCTCGGATGGCGCGGCCCAGCACATGATGCAAACGGCCGCCTTCATCGACGACCTCCTCGAGCAGTACTACGGCCTCGAGCCGTTCTACGAACTCGAGGATCGACAGGATCTCGTGGGCGAGCTGGTGTTCGGGATGGCACCCCACACGTCTGCGGCAACTGTCGGGAGGGTGATTGGTTTCACGAGCGCAGCGGTCGGATACGCTCATCCGTTCTTCCACGCTGCGAAACGCCGGAACTGCTTCCATCCGGATACAGAGATTCGGTTCGAAGACGAGTCCGGACGAACTCGAGCGGAGACAATCGAGCAGTTCGTCGACTCGAGGCTGACCGACCCGCACACGGACGATTTCGGCACCTTCGTTCAGGAACTCGACGGATCCGTGGCGGTACCGTCGATAACCGATTCAGGAGCGACCGTTTCGAAACCCGTTACCGCCGTTTCGAAACACCCGGCTCCCGATCACCTCATCCGCGTGGAAACGGAGCATGGTCGAACGCTAACAGTCACCCCAGATCACACGATGGTCGTGTGGAACGGCGGCCTGGAGCAGGTGCCGGCGAGCGATCTTGAGTGTGACGATGCGATCCCCGTCCCGCCAGAACCGGGAATATCTCGGGATCAGTCGGTCTCTCAGACGACTGACGGCGGTCGTCCGGAGGTTGATATAGTAGCACGAGCCCAGATTGTGCCATCCGATGTGGAATACACCTACTGCCTCACGGTTGCAGAGACCCACACGCTCGTCGCCAATGAACTATACGCGAAGCAATGTGACGGTGACGAGGATTGTGTAATGTTGCTTATGGATGGGCTGCTCAACTTCTCGCGGTCGTATCTCCCGGATAAACGAGGGGGTAGCGTCGCCGAAGACTCTCGACTGATCGCGTTCGACCCCGATGGCAACCTTCGGTTTATGACGTTCGACGAGTTCTGGGACGAACTCGAGTTACCGATCGAGATCGACGGAAAGTTTCACAAGAAAACGGTTGCACTCGAGAGGTGGACGACCTACACCTTCGACGAGAATCACGAGGCGTCCCCACAGCCAATCGAGAAGGCGATTCGATATCGGGCCGACGACGACGAAGAACTCCTTCGAATACGAACCCAGTTCGGTCGGGAGATCGAGATCACGACCGACCACAGTCTGTTCCGATACAAAGACGGCATTGAGGAGGTGGCCGGTTCGGATCTCGAACCGGGCGAGTTGATCGTCGCCCCGCGTACTCTCGACGTCGATCCAATCGAGACGAAGATCGACGTCCTCGAGTGTGTCGATGACCCGTATGTCCTTATCGACGACGCTCACGAGGAGTGGCTTTCGGAGGTCTGGAACGACGCCGAACGGGGGAGCGACACACGAGTCGCGTTCGATGGTGGACTTTCATACCGACTTCGGAAAAAGAAGGTCGATCGATCCACACTTGAGGCGATCGAGAGTGAACACGGTGAGCGGACGCTTCCCCACGAATGCGCGGTTGGCTGGATGGGGTCGTCCGACTGTATCGACCGGTACATCGAGGTCGATGCGGACTTCGCGTGGTTACTCGGCATGTTCGTCGCCGAAGGGTCACTATCGGCGAGTCGACCGACGATTTACAACGCTGACGAGGAGTTGGTCGATCGCGTCGTCGAGGCTACGGAAGCAGTGATCGGCTGTGAACCAAGTGTTCGGTGGTCGAACAAATCGTACGAGATCGCGTTTCCTGCCGTGTTCTTTGACGTGCTGTACGACCTCGGATTTAAAAAGCGCGAGTCGTATAACTCGAGCGAGAAGGTTGTTCCAGATTGTATCCTCCGAGCTGAAAGGGACACTGTGCTTGCCTTCCTTCGCGGATTCATCGCGGGCGATGGCTCCGAACCGAGCGACGACAACTACACGGGGATTAATTTCCACACCACCAGCGAGGACGTCAAAGACGGCATCGTATTCCTGTGTCACAGATTGGGTCTCGTTGCGAACATCTCCCGTCGGGAACGCGACCCGCCCCGGCAGCCGATATTCGACGTGAATGTGTCCGGTGGCGCCTACGACAATCCGCTTCGGCGGATACTCGACGGCGACGATCCCTACCATCCGAAGAGTCTCGTGGTCACGATTCCTGACGAGTTGATGGCGATTCGTGAGATGGATGTCGAGAGAGTGAAACAGATCATCCCGAAGTACCTCAAACGACGGGAAAACATCTCACTCGAAAAACTTCGCGAAATCGTCGACGAACTCGACGCTGGAGACCTCTCCGTTGAAGCGGAACGAAACCTCGAGGCGATCCGCCCGCTGGTCGATGGTGATTTGTCGTACCTTCGGATCACGTCGATCGAGCGCGTCGAGTACGACGGGCATCTCTACGACCTTCAGGTCGGCGGCGAACCGATATTTACGTCGAACTGGCTCTATGCCCACAATTCGATGGACGCCCCCCTCGTCATGTCCTCGAGAATCGATCCCTCCGAGATCGACGACGAGGCCCACAACATGGACGTCGTTTCGCGGTACCCTCGCGAGTTCTACGAGGCCACCCTCGAGCAGGCAGACCCCGGCGCGGTCGAGACCCTTGTCGAGATCGCCGAGGACACCCTGAGCACCGACGAGGAGTACACCGGCTTCGAGCACACCCACGACACCACCGACATCGCCATGGGGCCGGATCTCTCGGCGTACAAGACGTTGGGCTCGATGATGGACAAGATGGACGCCCAGCTCGAGTTAGCGCGCAAACTCGAGGCCGTCGACGAGACCGACGTCGCCGAGCGGGTGATCGAGTACCACTTCCTGCCCGACCTGATCGGCAACCTGCGGGCGTTTTCGCGCCAGGAGACGCGCTGTCTGGACTGCGGGGAGAAGTTCCGGCGAATGCCGCTGACGGAGGTCTGTCGGGAGTGTGGCGGTCGGGTCAACCTTACGGTGCACAAGGGCTCGGTGAACAAGTACATGCAAACCGCGATCGAGGTCGCCGAGGAGTACGGCTGTCGCGATTACACGAAACAGCGCCTGGAAGTGCTCGAGCAGGCTCTCGAGAGCATCTTCGAGAACGACAAAAACAAGCAGAGCGGCATCGCGGATTTCATGTAA
- a CDS encoding DUF7130 family rubredoxin-like protein, which produces MGETPAREGEQDAIEDVHEVTFGQVVYDEEGTKLGTIRGLDHGGFFVTTREGVEALSVEHARAGHEFGEAELMWRCTECGEMGAINEGLPDTCPGCGTEKENLMYWTED; this is translated from the coding sequence ATGGGAGAAACACCTGCGAGAGAAGGCGAACAGGACGCAATTGAGGACGTTCACGAGGTCACCTTCGGACAGGTCGTCTACGACGAGGAGGGCACGAAACTCGGGACGATCCGCGGACTCGACCACGGCGGATTCTTCGTCACCACGCGCGAGGGCGTCGAAGCGTTGAGCGTCGAACACGCTCGAGCGGGCCACGAGTTCGGCGAAGCCGAGTTGATGTGGCGTTGTACCGAGTGTGGCGAGATGGGTGCGATCAACGAAGGGCTTCCAGACACCTGTCCCGGCTGTGGCACCGAAAAGGAGAATCTGATGTACTGGACGGAGGACTGA